From a region of the Syntrophorhabdaceae bacterium genome:
- a CDS encoding pentapeptide repeat-containing protein: MNKKLLLMLVLLSFIVLFHAVPVTYGYSQQDLDQLKRTKQCSACDLSNAPLANTNLTQANLERANLFSANLSRANMSGTNLAGANCMNASLPGASLVNANLKSANLTGANLSGANLSGADLSLAVWTDGTICKEGSIGSCKK, encoded by the coding sequence ATGAATAAAAAATTACTTCTTATGCTTGTCCTGCTATCGTTCATTGTGCTGTTCCATGCCGTGCCGGTTACCTATGGATACAGCCAGCAGGACCTCGACCAGCTGAAAAGAACGAAACAATGTTCAGCCTGCGACCTGTCGAACGCGCCTCTCGCCAATACAAACCTGACGCAGGCGAATCTTGAACGTGCCAACCTTTTTAGCGCGAACCTGTCAAGGGCAAACATGTCCGGGACAAATCTGGCGGGTGCGAATTGCATGAATGCGAGCCTTCCGGGCGCAAGTCTCGTCAACGCAAACCTGAAGAGCGCCAATCTTACGGGCGCGAACCTGTCCGGGGCAAACCTTTCAGGGGCAGATCTGTCTCTTGCGGTCTGGACTGACGGCACAATCTGCAAAGAAGGCTCTATCGGGAGCTGCAAGAAGTAA
- a CDS encoding bifunctional UDP-4-keto-pentose/UDP-xylose synthase: MKILILGVNGFIGNSFAARALNETDWEIYGMDIRDDKLDACHGHDRFHFVEGDIAINREWIEYHVKKCDVVMPLVAIATPATYVREPLRVFELDFEENLRIARLCVKYGKRLVFPSTSEVYGMCPDEAFNEDESPLVLGPICKQRWIYSASKQLLDRVIWGYGFQQGLKFTLFRPFNWIGPKLDELTADPEKEGSSRVVTQFISSLLLAEPIRLVDGGMQRRCFTYIDDGISCLMKIIENREGTLNGEIFNIGNPDNEATIKDLAVTLKEMFVGHPSTKHYKKHSEIIEVFSKDFYGEGYQDIDRRVPSIEKAKRLIGWEPKVDLDTALRKTLEYYLQSNLKT; this comes from the coding sequence GTGAAGATATTAATACTCGGTGTAAACGGATTTATCGGGAACAGTTTTGCCGCAAGGGCGCTTAACGAGACAGACTGGGAGATTTACGGCATGGATATCAGGGACGACAAGCTGGATGCCTGTCATGGACACGACCGCTTCCATTTTGTGGAAGGCGATATTGCGATCAACAGGGAATGGATAGAATACCACGTGAAAAAGTGTGATGTTGTCATGCCCCTCGTTGCCATAGCCACACCCGCAACCTATGTCCGGGAGCCGCTCAGGGTATTTGAGCTTGATTTTGAGGAAAACCTGCGTATTGCCCGCCTCTGCGTAAAGTATGGAAAGCGTCTTGTCTTTCCCTCAACATCAGAGGTCTACGGGATGTGTCCTGATGAGGCATTCAATGAGGACGAGAGTCCCCTGGTGCTCGGACCCATTTGTAAACAGAGATGGATATACAGCGCATCCAAACAGCTCCTCGACAGGGTGATCTGGGGATACGGTTTTCAGCAGGGTCTGAAATTCACCCTCTTCCGCCCCTTTAACTGGATAGGGCCAAAACTGGACGAATTGACCGCGGACCCTGAAAAAGAGGGCAGCTCAAGGGTAGTGACGCAGTTTATCAGCAGTCTCCTGCTGGCCGAGCCTATACGCCTTGTTGATGGCGGTATGCAGCGGCGCTGCTTCACCTATATCGATGACGGGATATCGTGCCTCATGAAGATCATCGAGAACAGGGAAGGCACACTGAACGGCGAGATCTTCAATATAGGCAATCCGGACAACGAGGCAACGATAAAGGACCTTGCCGTTACACTGAAGGAGATGTTTGTCGGCCACCCTTCGACAAAACACTACAAAAAACATTCAGAGATCATAGAGGTATTCTCAAAGGACTTCTATGGTGAGGGGTATCAGGACATCGACAGGAGGGTCCCCTCCATCGAGAAGGCGAAGAGGCTTATCGGGTGGGAGCCGAAGGTCGATCTTGATACGGCGCTGCGAAAAACGCTTGAATATTATCTTCAGTCAAACCTGAAGACATAA
- a CDS encoding formyltransferase: MRAVVFAYQEIGYVCLEELIDFGADVACLFTHSDDPGEEIWYRRPVTVAEKHNIPVHTPESLKDPRWAALIADAKPDIIFSFYYRKMIPGEILDIPKVGAFNLHGSLLPKFRGRCPVNWVLIAGERETGLTLHYMLEKPDAGDIVAQKKVDIDFEDNVYTVYMKMAEAARELMKGILPQLNEGTFTRKPQMGASSYFGGRKPEDGIVMWEKDALSIYNLTRAITHPYPGAFTYLDGKKFYIWRAFPEDLSRNELPGRVVSLEPFTVSTGKGGLRLLSVQLEGEEEMDGGTFTRLHNVEGKIFGGTA; this comes from the coding sequence GTGAGGGCAGTAGTATTCGCTTACCAGGAGATAGGGTACGTTTGCCTCGAAGAACTCATCGATTTCGGCGCCGATGTTGCCTGTCTTTTTACCCATAGCGACGATCCCGGTGAAGAGATATGGTACAGAAGACCGGTCACTGTGGCCGAGAAACACAATATACCCGTCCACACGCCTGAAAGCCTGAAGGACCCGCGATGGGCCGCATTGATCGCCGATGCGAAGCCCGATATCATCTTTTCATTCTACTACAGGAAGATGATCCCCGGGGAGATCCTCGATATCCCGAAGGTCGGCGCCTTCAATCTCCATGGTTCACTTCTTCCGAAGTTCAGGGGAAGATGTCCTGTCAACTGGGTCCTTATAGCCGGAGAAAGAGAGACCGGCCTCACCCTCCATTATATGCTTGAGAAACCAGACGCAGGAGATATAGTAGCCCAGAAAAAGGTTGACATCGATTTTGAGGATAATGTATACACGGTCTACATGAAGATGGCTGAAGCGGCACGGGAACTGATGAAGGGGATACTCCCGCAGTTGAACGAAGGGACCTTTACGAGAAAACCCCAGATGGGTGCCTCCTCGTATTTTGGGGGAAGAAAGCCGGAAGATGGTATAGTGATGTGGGAGAAAGACGCGCTGTCGATATATAACCTGACAAGGGCAATTACCCATCCTTATCCCGGTGCGTTTACATACCTTGATGGAAAGAAGTTCTATATCTGGAGGGCATTTCCGGAGGATTTATCCCGCAATGAATTGCCGGGAAGGGTGGTCTCTCTTGAGCCCTTCACGGTGAGTACCGGCAAAGGCGGGCTACGATTGCTTTCAGTGCAACTGGAGGGAGAGGAAGAGATGGACGGGGGGACATTCACCCGTCTTCATAATGTAGAAGGTAAAATATTCGGAGGTACTGCGTGA
- a CDS encoding glycosyltransferase, protein MTEKPYVSVLVPVLNEEESLPELQKRLYDTLETIKRPYEIIYINDGSTDRTQEILEDFHGRDGSVRVIEFNRNYGQHMALFAGFEYAKGDMVITIDADLQNPPEEIPKLVQKIGEGYEVVGTYRKQRKDSVFRRLPSFIVNKITSKLVGVKLRDYGCMLRAYSRNIVDYMNMCPESSSFIPALANTFAKKIVEIEVAHDERRRGISKYSPFRLLRLNFDLMTNFSLLPIQFIGVLGVVIAVLGFLFALFLFVRRLIIGPEVEGTFTLFAILFFFIGIQIFALGIIGEYIGRIYQEVRRRPRFIVKKELM, encoded by the coding sequence ATGACTGAAAAACCCTACGTATCGGTATTGGTGCCGGTCCTGAACGAAGAAGAATCGCTTCCTGAGCTCCAGAAGAGGCTTTACGACACCCTCGAGACAATAAAAAGACCCTACGAGATCATCTATATCAACGATGGAAGCACAGACAGGACCCAGGAGATACTTGAAGATTTTCATGGCCGTGATGGTTCGGTCAGGGTCATAGAGTTTAACAGGAACTACGGGCAGCACATGGCGCTTTTTGCAGGCTTTGAATATGCGAAAGGCGATATGGTGATCACGATCGATGCGGACCTGCAGAACCCGCCGGAAGAGATACCGAAGCTTGTTCAGAAGATCGGGGAAGGGTATGAGGTGGTGGGTACGTATCGAAAACAGCGGAAAGATTCTGTCTTCAGGAGACTCCCTTCATTTATCGTGAACAAGATCACCTCAAAGCTTGTCGGCGTGAAACTGAGGGACTACGGGTGCATGCTGAGGGCATACAGCAGGAACATCGTGGATTATATGAACATGTGTCCGGAGTCTTCGAGCTTTATCCCTGCGCTTGCGAATACCTTTGCCAAGAAGATCGTTGAGATCGAGGTTGCGCACGACGAGAGAAGGAGGGGGATATCGAAATACAGTCCCTTCAGGCTCCTGAGGCTGAACTTTGACCTTATGACAAACTTTTCGCTGCTCCCGATACAGTTCATCGGTGTTCTCGGGGTTGTCATAGCGGTGCTGGGTTTTCTCTTTGCCCTCTTTCTTTTTGTCAGAAGGCTTATTATCGGTCCCGAGGTGGAGGGGACATTCACGCTCTTTGCCATACTCTTCTTTTTCATCGGTATCCAGATATTCGCGCTGGGCATCATTGGCGAGTACATAGGGAGGATATACCAGGAGGTACGGAGAAGACCAAGGTTTATCGTCAAAAAGGAACTGATGTGA